The Ovis aries strain OAR_USU_Benz2616 breed Rambouillet chromosome 6, ARS-UI_Ramb_v3.0, whole genome shotgun sequence DNA segment AACGTCTGCATTTCTTTAGTCAGGACAATACACAGTAAAAATCACAGAAGCCTTTCTCTGAGTATGACGGTTATTCATGTTGTTCCACCCAAAACACAAAATTCAtaatacattaaattttaatttagctAGTGAACTGTAGGTTTTCCTTATATGTATATCCTGAGGATTTAAAccaaagggatttttaaaaaaaaaattaatttatttttaattgggagaTAATTgcctttaccatgttgtgttggtttctgccatatatcaacatgaatcagtatACATATTTTCCCACCCgcctgaaccttcctcccacctcccacccccaaagCGATTCTTTattcctgattttctttctaaAGTACAAACAGCTGTTCTATTTGGTCTGGGCCCAAGTCATCCTATCTAAATGAGAAAGGAACTGAAGTTTCTATATGCTTCCCCCCACTAAATCATTTTATCAATAATCATTCCTTGTTATCATCCAGATTATGGTCTTACTGTCAAattggaaatgaaagagaagaaaatagaacGCACTAGTGCATATGGAGCTTGGTATAAGATTTCACATATCTACTAGTTAAATGAAAGCATCTTGCCTATGTATTGTTTTCTTAAAGTCTAAATCAGTTACCTATTGGAAAGCTTTTCATCAAAATATTGGAATCAGAGATCTCAGAATCTGATCTCTGGGGTGAACTAATGTGCTGATTTAATTGTTGCAGGCAGGTCAGATTCCGGTGCTCATCATGTCCAGTTTTGAGGATGTGGACACAGAAGAGACAGTAACTAGTCTCCACATGACTCTTTACCATCCTGGCCACCAGAGAAGTGGAATATTCCAATCAATAAAGTTTTGTAACCGAGAGACACTCCCCACCAGCGAAGTTGTGAAATTTGGCCGAAATTCTAGCACCTGTCGTTATACCTTTCAGGACAAACAGGTTTCTCGAGTTCAGTTTTCTCTACAGCTGTTTAAAAAGTTTGATAGTTCAGTTGtctcttttgaaattaaaaatatgagtaAGAAGACCAATCTGCTTGTGGACGACAAGGAGCTGGGCTACCTAAATAAAATGGATCTTCCAGACAAATGCCTGATTAGGTTTGGCGACTATCAGTTCCTGGTCGAGAAGGAAGATGGAGAGTCATTAGAATTTTTTGAGATTCAGTTTTTTTTGTCGATAAGACCACTCCTGCAAGAAAACAAGTGGCTTCCCCAGAAGCCCACACCCGAGTGTGGCAGCTGTTCACCCTGTTCCACTCAAAACAACTCTCCCACGGAAGCGGGTGAAAATGAGTGGTAAATGCTGAAAGCTAAGAGAATTATGAAGGACGAAGCACTCTGTACTCGTTTTACAGGCATTCCACTTACTACGTTTCTTAGTATAGTATTTTACTGTCATTTGTTAAAGCTAAGTTTGAGATCTGGTATTATTGTTTGAAGTCTGCAAATTGTGTTAGTAGTCGATTGAGTCACCCGTTGCATTGCTGGATGTATGAAGAATTTTTCTTAAGTGTATATATGTGAGCATGAATGTACAACATGTATTCTTCATGATGAAGGAACAGTGTTCTCAAACTAAGgttatgttcttttctttttatgccGGATTTTGTTCCTATGTTTTGTATTGTTTCATTTTGATTTGTACGTTATCGTCTCTTGGTTTGGTCATGTTATCTCACAGCAGCCATTTGTTTTCAAGGTCAAAGCTACAAGCAAATTATTATGTGTGTTGTAGCCTGTTGGCATTTATAGTACCAGAGTATTAGAACAGGGCATGTGTTTTAGTGTGTGTGCCACTGAGGTTTTAATATGGGAAGACTTATTTGAGCAATAATACcttgattttctgtgttttttatcTATAGAATTATAGTGTTTATTCCCAAGAATACAGTTCTCCTTTTCTATATTCAGTATCTGAAACTGATACTTTAAATGTTCCAATGAACCACTgtttagaattattattttgtgtACTAACTTAGTTTTTAAATGTACTACAGGGTTTTTAACTCCATGAATTCAAAATTTTAACAACAGCTATGTACCTAATAAAGTCAGAGTCTAATTCTCTAAccattttctttggaactctttctGAAGGAAGAACTGCTGTCGACGTCTGTAAGGGAGGAACACAGGAGGCCACTGGCAAAGGCTGTGAATTCACATGCGTCCCGCTGTGTCCCTCAGCGCATGCTGGCTCCGTTCCCTCTGTTCCTGCCTCCACATGGCGGCACGTGGCCAACAGTGGCTCCCAGATTTTATACGTTACTGATCAGCCACCTGAAGACAGCCTTACTCTCAATTCCAGTCCAAAGAAAAAGGGTCAGCTTAGGCCACATGCCCATTCTCCCGATCAACTGTCCTCAGGCCATGCTAAGTCACAGCTGCTCCAGTCAGTGATCAGGTGCAAAGGAAAAGCATTTTCTCAACAAATGGCCACAGTGGGTTGGGGTCTGAGGTTAGACAGTCTAGGTAAGGTATGACATGGTTTGGGCGTGAGGGCAAACAAAAATATTGGTGTCTGATACTACGCACTGCAGCTAAGTTGTGAAACATTTTCAGTTCTCAAGGGCTCATTTGTCCCAGGAACTGATTTTTCTCTTGGGCTCTTTAAGTAGAGGGGTATATTAATTGGTGCCAGTGTTAAGGCAGTGTCTTCTTGAACCTGCAACTTTATGACAAGAGGGGCTTTCCAGTGGTGAAGTCTCATATGCTATATGATTATATAACTACATTCTAGAAGATTCTGTCTCTGCTATCTACAGCATTGACTGATCTGAGGAAGCATTTCTTTTATGCTCTAACATGAGTGTAGTATTTAATTAGTAGGCCTTGTAGAAAAATTAGCTAGTATTTTATTACCAGGAGATAACGATAGTTATATATGTTGTGTGTATATCTTTTGTAGCTGCTTCTGtgttatctgggcttccctggtggttcagctggtgaagaatctgcctgcaatgccggggatctgagttcgatctctgggttgggaatatcccctggagaagagaatggctacccacgccagtattctgacctggagaattccagggactgtgtagtccacggggtctcaaagagtcagacacgactgagtgactttcactttctatgtaaTGGCCCCTTTTAACTTTTTCAGTTCTCCAACATCTGTTTAATTCCTTACAGTAATTGTTATGTTAAAACAAGTGAGGTTCCTCTTTTACTCTCTGAACTCTGATTGAAACAATTAGATCTTCCATCTCAAGTGAGGATGGAGGATGAGTGCTTGAAAAGCTGTGGCTGGAATTCCCTGGGCTTCTAGTTGATACAAATTGTCCCTAAGTCCAATCACTCACCCTTCTGCTATCCAACCtatataaaagtatttatttggccaGTGGTATCTTTTTAAGCAATGCATTTAGGGTAGCGACACTGGTGAAAAAATAGGAAAGCAGTAATTTTAGTTCTGTTTCTGGTTTCAACATTTTATTGTGGGTTGAAGGCCACTGAGGGACTAGAGCTGAGCCAGCTTGGCACTGCTTACAACACCTTTCTTAACAGTGTTGGCAGAATCACTTCTCAAGAGTCCGTATCAAggtagcaacatttttttttttaatgttttagtcctggctgtgctgggtctttgttgctgagtggcctttttctctagttgaggtgagcaggagctactctagttgcagggcacgagcttctcactgcggtggcctgACGTGGGGCCCGGGCTCTAGGGCgcgtgggctttagtagttgtggtacgtgggctcagtagttgggtgcacgggcttagttgccctgcggcacatgggaatcttcccagagcagcggtcaaacctggtctcctgcactggcaggtggattccttaccactgagccaccagggaagcccaaggtggtAACGTTTTAAAACAGGAAACTTCTGAGGTTAGTCAGTCAAGATGAGGTATGgcgtgggaattccctggctgtccagtggttaggactccttgctttcactgctgaggataCCGGTTCAGCCCCTGGTTAGGAAAGTGAGATTCCTGCCAGCCACACAGCGTGGCCAAAAGACGACAGTGGAACTTCACCTTAGGTCAAAATGCCTTTTTACAATAATATGATTTTTTCTATCTCAAAACAATCTTTCAGTCATCCAAAGACAGACAGACTTAGTCTAATCGTTAATAAGCCTCCAAACTTCAGAAAATCCTCAAAAACAATTCTGTCCTAATTTCTATAGAAAGGAAGCATGTGTAGTGCCGAGTGTGGGCTCTGAATCATACTGCTCGGGTTTAGCTGCCATTTCCTGTGTAACCTGTCATtagctctgagcttcagtttcctcttctgaaaaaaCAGGGATTAAACCAGTGCCTCCTGTGAAGGGCTTCTGTGAAAATCAGCTGAACTAAAGTATGGCGAGACCTCACCACACTGCTATATGTGGTACACGTTATTAGAAGTGGCAATGAACATAAGCGGCTGCATATGAAAGATTTATTACAGAGGCAGTACTGCTTACTTCTGAGTGTCAGAAAGAACTCCTTTCATttgtaatattaaaaaatcacataaaaatttaatatcatttttccaatttaatttcattttcagcttTAATACTTCCTGAGGATATAAGAGTCAGATACTGGAAATCTGTGTTTGATACTGAACTCTTTCATGACCTCCTTTCCTGCCAGATAATTAATCAGAGGTACCAAGTAAATGAATATGGGAGAACactattaatatatttgatataCAGTCTTTTTTAGATGTCTGTGTTCTAAAATTATGATTAGGACATCTTtaagtaaagtaaaatgaaaattggGACCTCTACTAAAAAGCCATATTTCTCCAATTAC contains these protein-coding regions:
- the TIFA gene encoding TRAF-interacting protein with FHA domain-containing protein A: MSSFEDVDTEETVTSLHMTLYHPGHQRSGIFQSIKFCNRETLPTSEVVKFGRNSSTCRYTFQDKQVSRVQFSLQLFKKFDSSVVSFEIKNMSKKTNLLVDDKELGYLNKMDLPDKCLIRFGDYQFLVEKEDGESLEFFEIQFFLSIRPLLQENKWLPQKPTPECGSCSPCSTQNNSPTEAGENEW